CCTGGGCCTGACCGATGATTGCTGTGTTCACGCCGATAACCTGCCCGCGCGCGTTGAGCAGCGGCCCTCCAGAGTTTCCAGGGTTAATGGCTGCATCCGTCTGGATGAACTCCACGCGCTTGTCGGCTACGCCGATCTCAGCACTCGAGCGCTGGGTCGCACTGATCACGCCGACGGTGACAGTTTCTTCGAGACCGAGCGGATTTCCGATCGCGATCGCCCACTGACCGGGTCTCACCCGACTGGAGTCGCCCAGTTCCAGAACTGGTAGATCGACCGCATCAATTTGCACGACGGCAATGTCCGTAAGCGGATCCTGACCTAACACTTCGCCTTCGAAAGCAAGACCGTCATTGAGCGTTACCGTCACCCGATCTGCACCTTCCACCACGTGGGCATTCGTGATGATTCGACCAGTGTCGGCAATGATGAAACCCGAGCCGATCCCCTGCTGTTCGGGCGAGCTAAATCCGCCCCCAAAAAAGTCTCGCAGCGTCGATGAGGAGTTTGTAAAGCGCGTCGTATCGATCCGTACGACAGCCGGCGATGCCACTTCCACCACTTCCGTGATGAAATTCCTGTCCTCAGGTGTCGGCGTCAACGATCGCTCGCGCTCCAGCTCGCTCGCCGTTTGATTCTCTGTATTTGCTTGCGACTGCTCTGGCAAGGGCTCCAATGCGATCGGGGGCGCAATGTCGGGCAAGTTACAAGCACTCGCGCCGATTGCAAGGGCAACAGATACGATGGCATAGCAACCGGAGCGCGAGCGGAGAAAACGAATAGCGTTTTTCACAAGCCAAAAGCAAACGAGACATGAGTCTCCATTCTGCCCCAGTGCGGAGCAATCGGGACTTATTTCCTAGTAAATATATGCGGAACTATAAATGATTGATCGTAGCAAGTTTTCAGGCAAATGAGAAGATGGCGGTTAAGATTCTTTTAGCCCATGTTTACAAAGTGCAACGACGGGCTAGGGTGGGGGATACTTGCCCTGCAACTAAACGGGTTTAATGCTGTCTTTCTCGGTGGCGATCGCGACAGCAAGGCAGAGCTAAAACAGAGTCGTTCCCATACACCAATCGCCAGCAGCCGAGACTCGTTTCAGTTCGCGATCGCGCGCCGGAACTAGTGTCGACTGCGATTCGACACCGACACTTTTGGAGGTCCCGACGTGAAGTCTTCTCTCGTCATTCTCTACCACCGCGAGCCCTACGACGAGGTCGTCGAGAATGGCGTCGTTCGCTATCGTGCCAAGAAAAGCCCCAACGGTATCTTGCCGACTCTCAAGAGCTTTTTTCACAACGTCAGCCAGGGTACCTGGGTTGCATGGAAGCAGGTCAAAGCGAAAGATGCTGCAAAGTTTCAAGAACGCGTTGAAGTTGAAGGTGAGGGGAACTACAGCGTTCGTCGCATCCCGTTAACGGCGGACCAAGTCAAGCATTTCTATCACATCACATCTAAGGAAGCGTTCTGGCCGATCCTTCATTCATTTCCCTATCACTTCACTTACGAAACCTCGGATTGGGAGAATTTTGAGAATATCAACCGGCTCTTCGCAGAAGCCGCGTGCGCTGAAGCAGCTGACGACGCCCTGATTTGGGTGCACGATTATAACCTCTGGCGTGCTCCTTTTTTCATTCGCGAACTCAAGCCCGACGCGCGTATTGCGTTCTTCCATCACACGCCATTTCCTTCGGTGGACATTTTTAACATCTTGCCCTGGCGCGAGAAGATTATCGATAGCTTGCTGTGCTGCGATATCGTCGGTTTTCACATCCCGCGCTATTCCGAGAACTTTGTTAACGTCGCGCGCAGCCTGCGCGAGGTGGAAGTAGCCGCGATCGAGCCCGTACCATCGAATCTGACCTCCGTGGGTACCGCCCTCGCCGAGCCAGAAGCCGTTACAAAATTGCGCTACAACGGTCGCGAGATCAAAGTGGACGCCTTCCCCGTTGGCACCAATCCCAAACAGATTCAGAGCGTTCTGAACAAACCCGAAACCGAGAAACGCTACGAAGAGATTCTGGAGCTACTTGGCGGGCGCAAAACCATCATTTCTGCCGGACGCGTGGACTACGTTAAGGGCACGCGCGAAATGCTGGAAGCCTACGGTCGCTTGCTGGAGCGCCGCCCGGAGCTGCACGGTAAGCTCAACCTGTTGGTGACATCGGTATCGCCGGCTACCGGGATGCGCGTATATAAAACCGCGCAGACACTTATCGAGCAACTTGTGGGCAAGATAAACGGCCGCTTCGCCAAGCTCGATTGGATTCCAATCATGTTGTTCACGCAGCCCGTGCCCTTCGCCGACTTAATGTGCTATTACAAAGCTGCAGATATCTGCTGGACGACCCCCCTGCGCGATGGATTAAATCTCGTGGCTAAGGAATACGTCATCGCGCGCGGCGGTCGAGGTGGCGTGTTAATCCTCTCCGAGTTCGTGGGAGCAGCAGTGGAACTCCCAGAGGCCGTTCTGACCAACCCGTATTCGATCGATCGCATGAACGACGCGATCGATCTCGCGCTGGACATGCCCGAGGACGAGCAGCAGCAGCGCATGCAGAAAATGTACTCAACGGTTACGCACTACGACGTCAATTACTGGGCAGGTCGTTTGCTCGAGCAATTCGAACTGCAACTCCCCGGTCTCAATTCCGATAAGGAGTTGGCAGCGGTCTAGATACCGAGCCTACCGCTCGCGACAGCGTGTTTCTCAGAAGTCGACGCAATTGGGTTTCGGCTTCGCACCCTCCAACCAGGGTCAGACCGGTTCCGCGATTGCTTGCGGAGCCGTTTTTTGGTGAGTCGGGTTCTAGGGAGGGAATCTAATACTACCTCTAGGGAGCGCTGCGACAGATGGCAGATTGAGAACCATTCATCCTCGGGGTTGTTTGCCTCATCTGTCGTAAGAATTGTGCATTTTGGTATTACGGTCGTTACCTCGCGACTCATACCTTGCAGGAGCGGATCGCAGCCGAGACGTAAACTACCGTTCAGACAGCTGATTCAAGCCGGACTCCGCTTGCGTGCGAAGTACTGGAAGATATTTATAAACTGCAGCATCGACAATAAACTGCGACATCGGCCCATGCGTTCTTTTCAAAAAATTCGAAATACTGCCTATGACGCTATTGTCATCGGCGGTGGTGTTAACGGAGCGGCAACAGCTCGCGACGCTGCCCTGCGCGGACTCAAAACAATTGTTGTCGAGAAAGCAGACTTTGCTGGGGGTACGTCAAGTTGGTCGACGCGCCTCGTTCACGGCGGACTGCGCTATCTGGAATACTTCGAATTTTCCTTGGTGCGGGAGTCGCTGCACGAGCGCGAGCTGCTGCTGCGCTGCGCGCCGCACTTAGTCAAACCGCTGATGCTTACCGTCCCGATTTACGGGGATCGCTCCCGCCCGTACTGGAAAATCTGGGCGGGCATGATCCTTTACGACTTCTTTAGTTTTGATAAGAGCATGCTGCCGCACCGAATGCTCCCGAAGCAGAAATTCCGCCAGCACTTGCGCTCTCTCGATCCAGATGGACTGAAGGGCGGCGCACAATATTACGACGCTCAAGTAGTTTATGCCGAACGTCTCTGCCTGGAGAATATCATTGCCGCTCGGGAAGCCGGAGCGACCGTACTCAACTATGTGGAAGTGATAGCTCTCGAGCGCAACGGCGATCGCATCACGCGCTTGCACTGCCGCGATGTTTTTACGGGAGAAGTAGTTGTTATCACCGGCAGCCAGGATGCAGTTGTCATCAATACGGCAGGGCCGTGGGTGGACGAAATCTGTCGACGCGGGGTGCAAGCAGGCGGTGAATGCGTGGAACTCGCGCGGGAGCAGTTGATCGGCGGTACTAAGGGCAGCCACATCATTGTCGATGCCTTTCCCGGAGCGCCCGATATGGCTCTTTATGTGGAAGCAAAGTCGGACAAGCGGCCATTTTTTATCGTGCCGTGGTTGGGTTCGTATCTGATCGGTACAACCGACATTCGCTTCAACGGCAATCTCGAGCAGATCAAAGCCGGGGACGAGGAGATCGATTATCTCTTGCGCGAGACAAACCTCACGATCCCGAGCGCTCGCCTCACTCGTGACGACGTTAAGTTCACCTACTCAGGCGTGCGACCGCTGCCCAATACCGAGGGCAAGCCTGGCGGCATCACGCGCCGCCACCTACTGCACGACCACGGCAAGGAAGGCACAGTTAACTTGATATCGCTAGTTGGAGGCAAGCTGACTACATTCCGGCATGTTGGCGAGCAGCTGACCGATGCCATTTTCTTGAAAATGGGTCGCCCGATCCCCCCGTGCCCGACCCTGCACCAACCCTTCCCAGGAGCAATCTTGCCAAACGATCCGCGCATCGCCGACGCGATCGTGCAGTATGGCGATCGCCTGAAGCGGACGACGGTCGATCGCTTGTTCGACCTCTACGGCGCTCGGGCCCTGCAGGTGTTGGCACTAGTCGACGACGCACCGGAGTTGGGCGAGTGCATCGTTCCCGAAATGCCGGACATCAAAGCACAAGTGGTTTACGCCGTCCGCGCAGAATTTGCGCAGACGGCAGCCGATATTGCCCGACGCCGGACGCCGATCGCCATGGAGCAGAATTACGGCTTGGACGCACTGCCGGTTTTGCTGGATGTGCTGCAGCGTCACTGCGGTTGGAGTCAGAAACGCTGCGATCGCTCTCGCACTGAGTACATCAATTATGTGGTGGAGAACTGCATTCCCGACTACGTCCTAGCCCAACTGCAAACAGCTGAGAAATTGGAAATCGCCGGGCGATCGCGCCCATAGCCTTTGCTGTGCAGCCAGCACCATTCTGAAGCCAGCAACCGAACGCAAGTCAGAAAAGAGGCGTTCTTGGCGTGGCTTGCGTTCGCTTTCACGAAAACAATTTAATACACGAGCCGACTTCCCGGAGGTCATTGCGTTCCAAAACGCACGACCCTGTCACCTCGATCGCAACGAGCAGCTCCGGTAGGACTCATGCGATTTTGAAGATGAACGTCACCTTCTCTTCCTTGCCGAACGCGATCGAATCACCCGACTCCATCACGCGGCGGATGCCCGACTGGGGTGGACTGTGTTTGACATAAGTACCGTTGGAGCAACTTACATCTTCGATGAAGTGCTTCGAGTCCTGCAGGATGATGCTTGCAGGGACGCGCGAGGCGATCTCTGCATCGGGCAAGCCCGCCAGATCGATATCCGGCGGAACACGATCGTTCGGCTTACGAGATATTGTCAAATCTGGTGTATGGCTAGAAGCTAGGCGGCAGCCTGCATCTGGGTCACATCGGTGTTGTCATCGACTCGACATCCATCTTTGAATGGAACTCCTTCAATCACGTCAGCTAGGTGTTTAAAGCCTCGAATCCTGAGCCAACTCTTCTGAGCGCTCTCGACCAGTTTGAACACCAGTGCCAGGATAGTTTCCTTAGAAACACAGCCTCGGGTCTTGTCGGTTCTGAGGCGCACGGTGGCAAAGGTCGACTCAATGGGATTAGTGGTGCGAATGTGCGCCCAATGCTCAGCGGGGAAGTCGAAGAAGGTCAGCAAAACATCGCGGTCTTTGGCTAAACACTGGGTCGCCTCGGGATACTTGGCTTCATAGGTCGCAATGAAGCGATTAAACGCTTGATCGGCCTCGGTTTTGCTGTTTGCCCGGTAAATCTCCCAGACCGCGCGTTTGGCCTCGCTCTGCTGCCGTTTGGGGAGTTTGTTGAGCACGTTAGCAGTCTTATGCACCCAACAGCGCTGTTTCTTCGTGGTGGGAAACACCTGAGGTAGGGCTTTCCAGAAGCCTAAAGCCCCATCGCCAATGGCCAGGTGAGGTGCTTGGGTTAGCCCCTGGTCTTTGAGCCGCAGCAACAGTGATTTCCAACTCAACTCCGATTCCCGATACCCCGCCTCCAAAGCCAGGAGTTCTTTGTGCCCTTGACCCGTGACCCCGATGATGACCAACATGCACTGCCGCTCGCCGGCACGGATGTTGAAGTAGATGCCATCGGCCCAGATATACACATAGTGCTGTTGCCGTAGCGACCGCTGCTGCCACCTCTGGTGCTCAGCGCTCCACTTGGCTTTCAGACGGCCAATGGTCGCCGCAGAGAGCCCGGTTGTGTCTGAGCCCAACAGCGACGACAGCGCCTCACAAAAGTCCCCGCTAGACACCCCTTTAAGGTACAACCACGGGAGTAAGTCCTCTATGCGGCGGGCGCGTTTCAGGTACGGCGGCAGCAGGGCAGAGGTGAACTTTATCCCGCTGCCACTGCGGTCTCGCACCTTCGGCACTTGAATCTCCACCTCCCCGACTCCAGTCGTAATCGTGCGTTCGGGCAGGTGGCCGTTGCGCACCACCACCTGCCGTCCTTGCTCATCCCGGCGGTCTCGATACTGAGCTAGAAAGTCCTCCAATTCCGCTTCGACCGCTTGGGCGATGATTTGTCGGGCTCCTCGTCGAATCAGATCGCTTAAGGCGTCGCTGAAGCTCTCAGTTGTCTCTGGCGTAGGCAATGAAATAAGATTGTCGTCATTCATGGTGTATTCCTCTGCTGGTTACTTTGTTTCATCCAGCAGGATACGCCCTTTCTTCTTTTCCCTCCATACACCAGAAATAAGCATATCTCTCGGCTTACCGATGAGAATGATGGGTTGTGCGAGCAGTACGATCGAGTCTCCCGTCTGCAAATGCACCAGATAAGCATCCACCTCGGGAGTCTGAAGCTGGGTTTCCAAAGAATTCTGCGGACATTGGGGAAGCTCGCCCGGCGGCAATGGCTTCGTTGCCTTTAGAACGAATATTCCCGGCTCGGCAGCACCGTCGAAAATCTTTTCAGAAGGCACGTTCATGAAAACTGAAGTTCAGCTCGGCAGCGGCCTCAGGAGTTGCAAGCGCAGGTATCGGAAAGACCGAACGCGACCAAGCGGCAACTGCTGCAAAGGGAGAGACTTCCCCGGTCGGGGTGGCTTCCGGTCCACTGGATCTGGCAGCACGCGATCGACCGTTTGCGCGATCCAAGGCTAGTTTGACTCAAATTGTAAAGTCATCCGAGCAGAATTCTACCCCTCGGATGAACCTCGGAGCATTGCAAGCTTACCAACCGCGTCTATCAATCGAACAGTGCAATTTACCAACAGATTCTGGTTTCGCGGACCCTCTAAACCATCACGCCCGCTCCCCAATGAACCGATCTAACTGCTAGAGCATCGCGACCACAGAGATATCGAACGCTGCCACTCAAGCCACGAGGTCAGCTCCTGCATCGGCATCGAGCAGCCACCATAACTCGCCTGCCGGTTGCACGAGTCGCGAAGGATACGCCGCATTGTCACCCTCGGATGCGAGGACTTGCTTCAAAGCAGGACGTTTGTTAGCCCCGGAGATGAGGAACAGAACCCGCCGCGCGCAGTTGAGCACGGGAACGGAGAACGTCAACCGCAAACTGTCGCCTTTGTTGCCCACGGTGACACTGCGATCGCAGACCTGCAGGGAGTTGGTATGGGGAAATAGAGATGCTGTGTGACCGTCATCGCCCATCCCGAGCAGAATCAAGTCAAATTCAGGAAACTCGCCGTCTGCAAGCTGAAAAAAAGACCGTATTACGCCATCCGCATGCTCGGCATCGACAGCAGCATCGCCATCTGCTGTCGGCATGGGATGAAGGTTCTCGGCCGGGATAGGAACTTTGTCCAACCAGGCTTCGCGAGCCATGCGCTGGTTGCTTTCAGGGTGGTCGGGGCTGACGTAACGCTCGTCTCCCCAAAAGACGTGTAGGCGATCCCACGGTAGTGACTCCGCGGCGAGTTGCTCGTACAGCGGCCTGGGTGTGCTTCCACCCGACAAGGCAATGGTGCAGCGGTCGCGCTCGGCAATTGCAGACCGGATGGTCTCGACGCAAAACGCCCGTGCGCGCGCCACGAGGGCGACCTTATCGGGTAGAACCTCAAGTTTGCGATTCTGCATTACCAACATTTCCTCCACGCACTATCCCAACAAAACCTCCCCGTTCCCCTTGGATAGTTAGCAGAGTGTCAAACAACCAGCAATCTGCCAATATCTATGTCGATAGGGTCGGGCTTATGCAGCAGCTCAGTGCAACGAAACGCATGCCCGACAGAAGGTTCCCGGCGATCTCAATGTTAGAATAGCCATTCAATACAGGGCTACGCGCTGGTGACATTCCGCGTGCGTTTTCATTCTGCAGCTGCGGATTGGCTATTGAACTTGCAACACTTCTTTACAAAGCGTAATACTTTAAGAAGTAAGGGTAAAGAAGGCGGCGTGCGGGCTGCGATCGACTGTCATCTGATATTGACAAGGACGCAAGCAGGAGGGGGTGCCGAGGAAGCGCGCGGCGCCGCAAGCAGATGCAATGCAGGGCAAAACCTGTAGCAGCAAAGGAGAGTAAGTCGCGAGTGAGCATTCAGCAGCGCTTCGTACAGAGCCTCAAGAACGACTTGATTGCCGGTTTGCTAGTAGTGATTCCCCTGGCAACCACGATTTGGCTGACCTACACGGTGGCAACATGGGTGATTCGGTTTCTGACGAAGATTCCCAACCAACTCAATCCGTTTGAAAGCCTGCATCCGTTCCTGACTAATTCGCTCAACTTGCTAGTGGGACTGGCGGTGCCGCTGTCGTGTATTTTGCTCATCGGCTTAATGGCACGTAATATAGCCGGGCGCTGGTTGCTCGATTTGGGCGAGCGATTGCTTCAGGGCATTCCGCTGGCAGGGTCAGTTTACAAAACGCTCAAGCAGATTCTAGAAACTCTGCTCAAGGACTCGAAAAGCAAGTTCCGTCGCGTAGTGATGGTTGAATATCCGCGACCGGGACTGTGGACGATTGCCTTTGTGACAGGAACGGTCGATGCGGAGTTTCAAACTCACGTCGAGCAACAATTGCTGAGCTTATTTATCCCGACGACGCCCAATCCGACGACCGGGTGGTACGCCATGGTCCCTGAGAACGAAGTCATCAACCTATCGCTATCGATTGAGGAAGCGTTCAAAGTCCTAATTTCTGCGGGCATCGTGACGCCATCGCCGAACGTAGTCTTACCCCCTCAGCGCAACGTGAAAGCAGCTCGCTCCAGCAATGCTCGACGCGAACCGCCCCTGGCAGAGCTGGCAATCGATAATACGCGTGCAGTTTTGCTTGAGGAAGATGTCGTTTCCGAGTAACCGCTCTAGGTTGCCATGCCCAGTTTGGAATAATTCTGCGCTTGTGCGCATTGCCTAAGAGTTTGTCACCGAGCTGCCACCATGCCCCGTTTACAGCCACGTAGCATCGCTCGCGAGCTTGCCCTGCTCGCCCAAAGTCAACTGCGGCTAAAGTCAGACAAGCTCGACCGACAGTCGCTGGAGCAACTAGTCTCCACCTCCATTCGCGCTCTCATCGGCGAGGTCCAGGAATCCCTAGAAGTGGCTGCTGCAGAAGTGCAGCGCGCGCAGGATCGCCTGCTGACTAGCGCCACGCGCACGACCACTGTCGAGGGAGCTAAAGCGATGACTGCAGAGGCGATCGCGCTGACGCAAGCTGCCATCAATCGGCTCGGATCGGCATTGGAATTGCCACAGTTCGTGCAGATGGCCGAGCGCGACGAGGTCCGCCAATATGCCTTGACACTGTTGAGTGCGATTGGCAATTACCGCGAAGCAATCGACGAGCGAATTTCGGCAGCACTCGTGGACTGGCAGCTGCATCGTCTGGCGCGGATCGATCGCGATTTGCTGAGGCTCGCAGTTGCTGAAATGGTGTACCTGGGCGTGCCAGTCCGGGTGGCCATAGACGAAGCCGTGGAGCTCGGTAAGCGTTACTCCGATGAGAACGGCTATCGGTTCGTGAACGGAGTACTGCGGCGCGCTAGCGATCGCCTCAAAACCGAGCAGAAAGCCGATGTCGCACCGCACGCCCCTACAGACAGCGCTGACGAAAGCAAGGTTGGTTAGCAGTCATGGTCTTTAATTGGTTCCGCCGCCGTAAGGCAGATAGCGATGCAGACGCCCAGAAGGGTCCCGATGCCCCAGAAACAAAGGCACCGGAAACAGAAGCGACTGTCGAGCAGCCTTCTGCTCCCGCCACAAAAGACGATTATCTGACCTGGGCCAAAGCGGCTTATCAGAATATCCAGCGCAGCAAGCAGGCAGAAGAGACTACACCGGCACCATTTGCAGATACGCCAGCAGAGTCAGAAGATACCGGTGCAGCAACTGCCTCCACCCCTTCTGACGAAACGGCCGACGCGACCCCCACAGAACCTGTTGCCAATCCACCTGTTGCTAACCCACCTGTTGCTACGCCGACTGCCGATGGCACTGCAGCAGCAGATGCAATTGGACAAGACGAGTCAGGGGATGTTAAAGGCGCAGCTGCCGCATCACCCAGTACTACCTCCGCAGTCGAGCTGGATGCGAGCACTCTCGACACCATCGCACCCGTTACCGAGCCGGACGCCGGCATTCCCAATACCGCAGGTGGTGCCGACGAGCCAGCATCTGCGCTCGAGCCGGACGCCAAGGTGGCAGAGACTCCAGGCACTGATGCTCTACATGCAGAGACTCGAGGCACTGATGCTCTAGATACTGATGTCGCTGCCGAGTCGGTTGCGGCTGCTTCAGAGCCGGCTGCCAACGTGCCGGCATGGATGCAGAAATCCGGTAATTTGGAGCGCTTGCGCGCGACAGCAATTGAGGAACCGGAGTCGGAGATTGCACCAGAGCCCGAGCCAATTACCGCCGCAGAAACCGAAACATCCGTTACCCTCGACGAAGATTTTATCTGGTCTGCACAGGTTCTTGCTGCGCAGGGCCGTCGTCCCGAAGACGTTACCGAAGAGGAAATCGACTGGCTCAAGCGCCTGCGTCAGGGATTGGGTAAAACCCGGCGTGGCTTGGTCAACCAACTCAAGTCCATCGTTGGACAGGGACCGCTCAATCAGGATGCCGTCGATGAAATCGAAGCCTTGCTGCTGCAAGCCGACGTTGGCATCGATGCCACCGATTATGCGATCGCTGCCCTGCAAGAGCGCATGCGTCAAGAGACTCTGCCGCCCGAACAGGCAATCGCCTATCTCAAGCAAATCCTGCGCGACCTGCTCGACCGCCCTACCGCCCGCGACACCAGCCCGACCTTCATACCGGAAAAAGACTGTCTAAATATCTGGCTGATCGCAGGTGTCAACGGCGCGGGCAAGACCACGACTGTCGGCAAGCTCGCCCACCTCGGGCAAAAATCCGGCTACCGCTGCCTGATTGCTGCGGCCGATACGTTCCGCGCCGCCGCTGTCGAGCAAGTCAAAGTCTGGGGCGAACGGTCTGACACGCTCGTGATTGCTAACCCCGGCAAGAACGCCGACCCAGCTGCAGTGGTCTACGATGCGATCTCCGCCGCAGCTGCACGCAAAAGCGAACTGCTGCTGGTCGACACGGCTGGTCGCCTGCAGAACAAAAAAAACCTGATGGACGAGCTAGCGAAGATCCGTCGGATCGTCGACAAAAAAGCCCCGGATGCTGTTGTTGAATCTCTGCTGGTCCTGGACTCGAGCCTCGGTCAGAACGGACTGCAACAAGCTAAAGTATTTTCCGACGCCGCCAATCTCAGCGGCGTGGTCCTTACCAAACTCGACGGCAGCGCCAAAGGGGGTGTCGCCCTCGCGATCGCACAGCAGCTGGATTTACCTATTCGCTTCGTGGGCGTCGGTGAAGGCATTGAAGATCTGCGTCCGTTCTCCAGTTACGAGTTCGTCGAGGCGCTGATCGATGGCTGAGCTAGGTGGGCGATCGTGCTACCCGACGCCCATCGGACTGCAAACGCTCAACAACCCGGTCGCGGCCGGGAACGCCATGCCCACTCGACCGGTCTGTCTCGGCAGACTCGCAGCAACCATCCCAACCCAGAGATGCGGTTGGTGCCTGCGGAGAGGCGCTCGTCGCGATCGCGAAACCGTGCAGATCCCTACAGCGTTCATTGGCAGATTTGTCGTTAAGCGCTATCATTGTCCGACCTCTCCGGTGCTATCCAAGGGAGCATTGGGGGGACTGCCGCACTGAAGCAACCGGATGCAAGCGATATGCCCGTCGCCTCTTGAAATCGCGGCGACAAACTGATATTCGCCGTCCCGAGCGGCTCGGGGCGGCCTTGCCGAGCCTCCAGCAATAAGTCAGCCGCGATCGCGTGTCGAACTGAGTTGTCTCTCGATGACTGCCTTGCCTCTGCCCAGTCAGCCGCCGCCCGAGGGGTCCGATCGGTCGGATGCTGCCAATCCGACGCCCGTCTCTGCGCTTAAAGAACTCGTGGCAAACTTGCACCGCGAGCAGCACAAAATTCAGAATTTACTGAGTTCGCTCGGATTTGCCCTCCGCAGCTTCAATAACCTCAATCAGTTCCTCGAAATCGTGCCGCTGATGGCCGCGCGAGTTGCCGATGCCGATGGTGGCGCTTTGGTGCTGTTCAAACCCGACGGTCGCGTCCAGCTAGAACACCTGCACTGCCAAGACGGACACACCTGCCAGGATGTCCGCAAAGCGCTCCTCCAAGCGATTCGCGAGCCGGCATTTTCCGCACCTGCGCCGTCGCCCGGCAAGGATCTTAGTACCGGTCCGCTTGACTTCGGTCGTACCAACCCACTCGATACCTGCCTTGCCACCCATCTCGGACCCGACGTACGAGTGTGGGGAACGTCCATGCAGATACGGGGGCGAGAACGCGGGCGACTGTTCGTTTTCAGCCGCAATCGTGCTTATGAATGGACGCTGACGCGCCAGAAACTGGTACAGCTCGTTGCCGATCAGGCGGCCGTCGCGATCGCCAACAATGACCTCACCGCCGAACTGCGGCAAAAAGAACGCCTCGACCGCGAGCTGGCGATCGCCTCGGACATTCAGTTTCACCTACTACCGCGACAGTATCCCAACATCGCTGGCGTGGACATTGCTGCTGACTGCCGCACGGCCAACCGAGTCGGGGGCGACTATTACGACTTCATTCCGGCCGATTACGATCGGCGACCCCACGGCGACGATACCCAACCTAGCCTCGTACCCTGGAGCATCGTGATCGGCGACGTCATGGGCAAAGGCGTTCCCGCCGGGCTGATCATGACCCTGACGCGCGGGATGCTGCGCGCCGAAGTGCTCAACCGCCACTCGCCAGCGCGGGTTCTCGAACACCTCAACCGGGTGATGTTCGACGACCTCGACAGCTCCCATCGCTTTGTAACGCTGTTTTACTCGGAATACGATCCGTTGACGCGCCGGCTGTCCTTTAGCAATGCGGCCCACAATCCGCCACTGTGGTGGCAAGCTGCGACGGGTACAATCCAGCATCTAGACACGCTGG
The sequence above is drawn from the Rubidibacter lacunae KORDI 51-2 genome and encodes:
- a CDS encoding IS256 family transposase, translating into MNDDNLISLPTPETTESFSDALSDLIRRGARQIIAQAVEAELEDFLAQYRDRRDEQGRQVVVRNGHLPERTITTGVGEVEIQVPKVRDRSGSGIKFTSALLPPYLKRARRIEDLLPWLYLKGVSSGDFCEALSSLLGSDTTGLSAATIGRLKAKWSAEHQRWQQRSLRQQHYVYIWADGIYFNIRAGERQCMLVIIGVTGQGHKELLALEAGYRESELSWKSLLLRLKDQGLTQAPHLAIGDGALGFWKALPQVFPTTKKQRCWVHKTANVLNKLPKRQQSEAKRAVWEIYRANSKTEADQAFNRFIATYEAKYPEATQCLAKDRDVLLTFFDFPAEHWAHIRTTNPIESTFATVRLRTDKTRGCVSKETILALVFKLVESAQKSWLRIRGFKHLADVIEGVPFKDGCRVDDNTDVTQMQAAA
- the pgl gene encoding 6-phosphogluconolactonase, which encodes MQNRKLEVLPDKVALVARARAFCVETIRSAIAERDRCTIALSGGSTPRPLYEQLAAESLPWDRLHVFWGDERYVSPDHPESNQRMAREAWLDKVPIPAENLHPMPTADGDAAVDAEHADGVIRSFFQLADGEFPEFDLILLGMGDDGHTASLFPHTNSLQVCDRSVTVGNKGDSLRLTFSVPVLNCARRVLFLISGANKRPALKQVLASEGDNAAYPSRLVQPAGELWWLLDADAGADLVA
- a CDS encoding trypsin-like peptidase domain-containing protein, giving the protein MKNAIRFLRSRSGCYAIVSVALAIGASACNLPDIAPPIALEPLPEQSQANTENQTASELERERSLTPTPEDRNFITEVVEVASPAVVRIDTTRFTNSSSTLRDFFGGGFSSPEQQGIGSGFIIADTGRIITNAHVVEGADRVTVTLNDGLAFEGEVLGQDPLTDIAVVQIDAVDLPVLELGDSSRVRPGQWAIAIGNPLGLEETVTVGVISATQRSSAEIGVADKRVEFIQTDAAINPGNSGGPLLNARGQVIGVNTAIIGQAQGLGFAVPIDTAKRVAGELVATGKVDRAYVGVIMVTLTPEIRQTIVQRGFFIAPERGVLIVEVQPGSPAARAGLQPGDAIQNANGTTVETAEDVQDLVAQQRPGDLLVLEIARGNRDMEITVELGSLPAPAR
- a CDS encoding glycerol-3-phosphate dehydrogenase/oxidase; amino-acid sequence: MRSFQKIRNTAYDAIVIGGGVNGAATARDAALRGLKTIVVEKADFAGGTSSWSTRLVHGGLRYLEYFEFSLVRESLHERELLLRCAPHLVKPLMLTVPIYGDRSRPYWKIWAGMILYDFFSFDKSMLPHRMLPKQKFRQHLRSLDPDGLKGGAQYYDAQVVYAERLCLENIIAAREAGATVLNYVEVIALERNGDRITRLHCRDVFTGEVVVITGSQDAVVINTAGPWVDEICRRGVQAGGECVELAREQLIGGTKGSHIIVDAFPGAPDMALYVEAKSDKRPFFIVPWLGSYLIGTTDIRFNGNLEQIKAGDEEIDYLLRETNLTIPSARLTRDDVKFTYSGVRPLPNTEGKPGGITRRHLLHDHGKEGTVNLISLVGGKLTTFRHVGEQLTDAIFLKMGRPIPPCPTLHQPFPGAILPNDPRIADAIVQYGDRLKRTTVDRLFDLYGARALQVLALVDDAPELGECIVPEMPDIKAQVVYAVRAEFAQTAADIARRRTPIAMEQNYGLDALPVLLDVLQRHCGWSQKRCDRSRTEYINYVVENCIPDYVLAQLQTAEKLEIAGRSRP
- a CDS encoding FHA domain-containing protein, giving the protein MTISRKPNDRVPPDIDLAGLPDAEIASRVPASIILQDSKHFIEDVSCSNGTYVKHSPPQSGIRRVMESGDSIAFGKEEKVTFIFKIA
- the ggpS gene encoding glucosylglycerol-phosphate synthase, which translates into the protein MKSSLVILYHREPYDEVVENGVVRYRAKKSPNGILPTLKSFFHNVSQGTWVAWKQVKAKDAAKFQERVEVEGEGNYSVRRIPLTADQVKHFYHITSKEAFWPILHSFPYHFTYETSDWENFENINRLFAEAACAEAADDALIWVHDYNLWRAPFFIRELKPDARIAFFHHTPFPSVDIFNILPWREKIIDSLLCCDIVGFHIPRYSENFVNVARSLREVEVAAIEPVPSNLTSVGTALAEPEAVTKLRYNGREIKVDAFPVGTNPKQIQSVLNKPETEKRYEEILELLGGRKTIISAGRVDYVKGTREMLEAYGRLLERRPELHGKLNLLVTSVSPATGMRVYKTAQTLIEQLVGKINGRFAKLDWIPIMLFTQPVPFADLMCYYKAADICWTTPLRDGLNLVAKEYVIARGGRGGVLILSEFVGAAVELPEAVLTNPYSIDRMNDAIDLALDMPEDEQQQRMQKMYSTVTHYDVNYWAGRLLEQFELQLPGLNSDKELAAV